The following proteins are encoded in a genomic region of Comamonas resistens:
- a CDS encoding ribbon-helix-helix domain-containing protein, with product MCQVFVSADPQLWAHRARSIRLHGVATSIRLENLFWQVLEDIAARDSYTVPQLCTKLYDELLAERGAVDNFSSFLRVCCTRYLALQLSGDIPQDMGIPIRSLNASAGRKPAALAH from the coding sequence ATGTGCCAGGTCTTTGTCAGTGCCGACCCGCAACTCTGGGCCCACAGGGCCCGCTCCATCCGCCTGCATGGAGTCGCCACCAGCATCCGGCTGGAAAATCTGTTCTGGCAGGTGTTGGAAGACATCGCCGCACGTGACAGCTACACCGTGCCCCAGCTCTGCACCAAGCTCTATGACGAGCTGCTGGCCGAGCGCGGTGCCGTGGACAACTTCAGCTCTTTCTTGCGCGTGTGCTGCACGCGCTATCTGGCACTGCAGTTGTCAGGGGATATTCCACAGGACATGGGCATTCCCATTCGTTCATTGAATGCCTCGGCGGGCCGCAAGCCGGCGGCGCTGGCGCACTGA
- a CDS encoding ABC transporter ATP-binding protein, producing MIEVSQLVFEYPGHRALDGISVSIPAGSVTALVGPNGAGKSTLMRCIAGLDQPLSGHIRVKGLSVEDQPREVHRHLGYLSDFYGLYDRLTVDRCLQYSALSMGVAEGQVAARVQQVAAQLGLSELLQRYPTELSRGQRQRVAIGQAIVHQPSVLLLDEPASGLDPDARSSLSQLFRLLQAQGMTLVVSSHILSELDEYCTHILSIRNGRIESHEALQDGGMAQTTSATPGMATAADSLALYALEIVPTVAADFEAQLRQALQGTTVQDFDATGKRPIQLWLPATNSARAAWLTRLVQAGIPVAALAPMRERLQDRYARTAQARDTQIPDHVNQELP from the coding sequence TTGATTGAAGTTTCACAACTGGTGTTCGAGTACCCCGGCCACCGCGCACTCGATGGTATAAGTGTGTCCATCCCTGCCGGCAGCGTCACCGCGCTGGTGGGCCCCAATGGCGCTGGCAAATCCACGCTGATGCGCTGCATTGCCGGACTCGACCAGCCACTGTCCGGCCATATCCGCGTCAAAGGCCTGTCCGTCGAAGACCAGCCGCGCGAGGTGCACCGCCACCTGGGCTATCTGTCCGACTTCTACGGCCTGTATGACCGCCTGACGGTGGATCGCTGCCTCCAGTACTCGGCCCTGTCCATGGGTGTGGCCGAGGGCCAGGTCGCGGCACGCGTGCAGCAGGTGGCCGCGCAGCTGGGTCTGTCCGAGCTGCTGCAGCGCTACCCCACCGAGCTGTCACGCGGCCAGCGCCAGCGCGTGGCGATTGGCCAGGCCATCGTCCACCAGCCCAGCGTGCTGCTGCTGGACGAGCCGGCCAGCGGGCTGGACCCCGACGCGCGCAGCAGCCTGTCGCAGCTGTTTCGCCTGCTGCAGGCCCAGGGCATGACGCTGGTGGTCTCCAGCCATATCCTCAGCGAGCTGGACGAGTACTGCACCCATATCCTCAGCATTCGCAACGGCCGCATCGAAAGCCATGAGGCGCTGCAGGACGGCGGCATGGCTCAGACGACATCCGCCACGCCCGGCATGGCCACGGCTGCCGACTCGCTGGCTCTGTATGCACTGGAAATCGTGCCCACGGTCGCTGCGGACTTTGAAGCCCAGCTGCGCCAGGCCCTGCAGGGCACAACCGTGCAGGACTTTGATGCCACGGGCAAGCGCCCCATCCAGCTATGGCTGCCGGCGACGAACAGCGCGCGCGCCGCCTGGCTGACTCGGCTGGTACAGGCGGGTATTCCCGTCGCAGCCCTGGCGCCCATGCGCGAACGCCTACAGGACCGCTATGCCCGTACAGCGCAAGCCCGCGACACCCAGATACCGGACCACGTCAACCAGGAGCTGCCATGA
- the purE gene encoding 5-(carboxyamino)imidazole ribonucleotide mutase, which translates to MNPIQVGVVMGSSSDWDTMQHAVAILQQFGIAFEAQVVSAHRMPDDMFRFAEAAADRGLKAIIAGAGGAAHLPGMIAAKTTVPVLGVPVASRHLQGVDSLHSIVQMPKGVPVATFAIGNAGAANAALFAVALLANEDPALRAKLEAFRVEQTEAARNMTLPVNA; encoded by the coding sequence ATGAACCCCATCCAAGTTGGCGTGGTCATGGGTTCCAGCAGCGACTGGGACACCATGCAGCACGCAGTTGCCATCCTCCAGCAATTCGGTATCGCTTTTGAAGCCCAGGTCGTGTCGGCCCACCGCATGCCGGACGACATGTTCCGCTTTGCCGAAGCTGCCGCCGACCGTGGCCTCAAGGCCATCATCGCCGGCGCCGGCGGTGCGGCCCACCTGCCCGGCATGATTGCAGCCAAGACCACCGTGCCCGTGCTGGGCGTGCCCGTGGCCAGCCGCCACCTGCAAGGCGTGGACTCGCTGCACTCCATCGTGCAGATGCCCAAGGGCGTGCCCGTGGCCACCTTTGCCATCGGCAACGCGGGCGCGGCCAATGCGGCCCTGTTTGCCGTGGCCCTGCTGGCCAATGAAGACCCGGCCCTGCGTGCCAAGCTTGAAGCCTTCCGCGTCGAACAGACCGAAGCCGCCCGCAATATGACGCTGCCGGTGAACGCATGA
- the holA gene encoding DNA polymerase III subunit delta produces the protein MQLALNQLSSHLAKGLRPLYVLHGDEPLQQQEAADAIRVAARAQGYTERSSYTVMGAHFDWSGVLAAGGSLSLFADKQILEIRIPGGKPGKEGGAALQQLAQSAQGNDSTLTLISLPRLDKATRTGAWFSALDANGVSIQIDPVERAALPHWIAQRLALQNQRVAAGEEGQRTLQFFADRVEGNLLAAHQEIQKLALLHPEGELSFEQVEQAVLNVARYDVFKLSEAVLSGQVARTMRMLDGLQAEGEAEVLVHWSLAEDIRNIKRVKDAMAAGKPLPMALRENRIWGPKERLMERLLPRVSDVRAAELLQSAHAVDGIVKGLPSQGWPRDSWQALRQLAMQLVQAGRA, from the coding sequence ATGCAGCTTGCGCTGAACCAGCTTTCCTCCCATCTGGCCAAGGGCTTGCGCCCGCTCTATGTGCTGCATGGCGACGAGCCGCTGCAGCAGCAGGAGGCTGCCGACGCCATCCGTGTGGCCGCGCGTGCCCAGGGCTATACCGAGCGCAGCAGTTACACCGTCATGGGTGCGCATTTCGACTGGAGTGGCGTGCTGGCGGCTGGCGGCAGTCTGAGCCTGTTTGCCGACAAGCAGATTCTGGAAATCCGCATCCCCGGCGGCAAGCCCGGCAAGGAGGGGGGCGCGGCGCTGCAGCAGCTGGCGCAATCGGCCCAGGGCAATGACAGCACGCTGACCTTGATCAGCCTGCCGCGTCTGGACAAGGCCACGCGCACCGGGGCATGGTTCTCGGCACTCGATGCCAACGGCGTCTCCATCCAGATCGACCCCGTGGAACGCGCCGCGCTGCCGCACTGGATCGCTCAGCGGCTGGCGCTGCAAAACCAGCGCGTGGCCGCGGGCGAGGAAGGCCAGCGCACGCTGCAGTTCTTTGCCGACCGTGTGGAAGGCAATCTGCTGGCCGCGCACCAGGAAATTCAGAAGCTGGCGCTGCTGCACCCCGAAGGCGAACTGAGTTTCGAGCAGGTCGAGCAGGCCGTGCTCAATGTGGCGCGCTATGACGTGTTCAAGCTCTCGGAAGCCGTGCTCTCCGGGCAGGTGGCGCGCACCATGCGCATGCTCGATGGTCTGCAGGCTGAAGGCGAGGCCGAGGTGCTGGTGCATTGGTCACTGGCCGAGGACATCCGCAACATCAAGCGAGTGAAAGATGCGATGGCTGCCGGCAAGCCATTGCCCATGGCGCTGCGCGAAAACCGCATCTGGGGCCCCAAGGAACGGTTGATGGAGAGGCTGCTGCCACGTGTCAGCGATGTGCGCGCCGCCGAGCTGCTGCAGTCGGCCCACGCGGTGGACGGCATTGTCAAAGGCCTGCCCAGCCAGGGCTGGCCGCGTGACAGCTGGCAGGCTCTGAGACAGCTGGCCATGCAGCTGGTGCAAGCCGGACGCGCGTGA
- a CDS encoding mechanosensitive ion channel family protein: MQTLAALCVLALLALLAGWLTQWLMLKASRHMRGTLKAEWAEVFMHDKVLRRLARAVPSLVMQFGIMGVPYLQPRWTTLIGNVAVAFTLYHLARALCDLLNAMNQAHESSSRRKATQTHSIKSYTQSGKLLVCIFAAVLIVAALLDRSPLLLLSGLGAASAVLMLVFKDTIMSFVAGVQLGSNDMLRVGDWIEMPQVGADGFVIDIALNTVKVQNWDKTITTIPTWRLMSDSFKNWRGMFESGGRRIRRSLPLDAHSIHLLTKEERSALSSIRLLQDYWNEKIGLRAVDDAQPGTINPQSGHLIAADQVSNLAAFKAYAYAYLLDHPRIHKGENMFLLARTLEPTPQGVPLELYCYTNTTIWVEYESVQGEIFDHLIAMLPHFGLKLYQRSSDYGMHYPVPGTISSHVVAR; this comes from the coding sequence ATGCAGACGCTGGCAGCCCTGTGTGTGCTGGCCCTGCTTGCGCTTCTCGCCGGCTGGCTGACCCAGTGGCTGATGTTGAAGGCCTCTCGCCATATGCGCGGGACGCTCAAGGCCGAGTGGGCCGAGGTGTTCATGCACGACAAGGTGCTGCGCCGCCTGGCCCGCGCCGTACCCTCGCTGGTCATGCAGTTCGGCATCATGGGCGTGCCCTATCTGCAGCCACGCTGGACCACGCTGATCGGCAATGTGGCTGTGGCCTTCACTCTCTACCATCTGGCCCGGGCCTTGTGCGATCTGCTCAACGCCATGAACCAGGCCCACGAGAGCAGCTCCAGGCGAAAAGCCACGCAGACCCATTCCATCAAGAGCTACACCCAGTCGGGCAAGCTGCTGGTCTGCATCTTTGCCGCCGTGCTCATCGTGGCCGCGCTGCTGGATCGCTCGCCGCTGCTGCTGCTGTCTGGCCTGGGCGCGGCCTCGGCGGTGCTGATGCTGGTGTTCAAGGACACCATCATGTCCTTTGTCGCCGGAGTGCAGCTGGGCAGCAACGACATGCTGCGCGTGGGCGACTGGATAGAGATGCCCCAGGTCGGCGCCGACGGCTTCGTCATCGACATCGCCCTCAACACCGTCAAGGTGCAGAACTGGGACAAGACCATCACCACCATTCCCACCTGGCGGCTGATGAGCGACAGCTTCAAGAACTGGCGCGGCATGTTCGAGTCCGGCGGGCGACGCATTCGCCGCTCGCTGCCACTTGATGCCCACAGCATTCATCTGCTCACGAAAGAAGAGCGGTCAGCGCTTTCCAGCATTAGACTTTTACAGGATTACTGGAATGAAAAAATCGGTTTGCGTGCCGTCGATGATGCCCAGCCCGGCACCATCAATCCGCAAAGCGGTCACCTGATCGCCGCTGACCAGGTCAGCAATCTGGCGGCATTCAAGGCCTACGCCTATGCCTACCTGCTCGACCATCCGCGCATTCACAAGGGCGAAAACATGTTCCTGCTGGCGCGTACCCTGGAGCCCACCCCCCAGGGCGTGCCGCTGGAGCTGTATTGCTACACCAACACCACCATCTGGGTGGAATATGAGTCGGTGCAGGGCGAGATCTTCGACCACCTGATCGCCATGCTGCCTCACTTCGGCCTCAAGCTCTACCAGCGCTCCTCGGACTACGGCATGCATTACCCTGTGCCCGGGACGATCAGCAGCCATGTAGTAGCCCGTTAA
- a CDS encoding nuclease-related domain-containing protein: protein MDQIFAVAFQGLFVYLGLALAFMVLVAVLRSPRFKGWRGERAVQRWIAQGLNPLVYVDLHNVTLPTRDGSTQIDHLIFSPYGLFVLETKNYQGWIFGTEKQREWTQQIYRKRSKFQNPLRQNYKHTQTLQELLDIGAEHVHSVIAFVGDCELKTEMPPQVTRGDGFVAYIQSFAQRVWAPEEMQALIDKLEALRLQPGRATDRQHVAHVKQLQSTQRVARASAKTSQNPVAENPVAPALVVPVQSPVVPDVPAASVPSPAPMPRQPAAEVPICPQCAWPLRKLLMQRGPLAGQAVWRCSNGAACSFVRGSP, encoded by the coding sequence ATGGATCAGATTTTTGCAGTGGCCTTTCAGGGCCTTTTTGTTTATCTGGGGCTGGCGCTGGCCTTTATGGTGCTGGTGGCCGTTCTGCGCTCGCCGCGCTTCAAGGGCTGGCGTGGGGAGCGGGCGGTGCAGCGATGGATTGCGCAAGGTCTCAATCCGCTGGTCTATGTGGATCTGCACAATGTGACGCTGCCCACCAGGGATGGCAGCACACAGATAGACCATCTGATCTTTTCGCCCTACGGCCTGTTTGTGCTGGAGACCAAAAACTACCAGGGCTGGATTTTTGGTACGGAAAAGCAGCGCGAATGGACGCAGCAGATCTACAGAAAGCGCAGCAAATTCCAGAATCCGCTGCGCCAGAACTACAAGCACACCCAGACCTTGCAGGAGCTGCTGGACATTGGCGCAGAGCATGTGCATTCGGTCATTGCGTTTGTGGGCGACTGTGAGCTCAAGACCGAGATGCCGCCTCAGGTGACCAGGGGCGATGGCTTTGTGGCCTATATCCAGAGCTTTGCGCAGCGCGTCTGGGCGCCCGAGGAGATGCAGGCCCTGATCGACAAGCTCGAAGCGCTGCGTCTGCAACCGGGCCGTGCCACGGACAGGCAGCATGTGGCCCATGTGAAGCAGTTGCAGTCGACTCAACGCGTAGCGCGCGCATCTGCAAAGACCTCCCAGAATCCGGTGGCGGAAAATCCTGTTGCACCGGCACTGGTGGTGCCGGTGCAGAGCCCTGTGGTGCCCGATGTGCCTGCGGCTTCTGTCCCCAGCCCCGCGCCCATGCCGAGGCAGCCTGCCGCCGAAGTACCGATCTGCCCGCAATGCGCATGGCCGCTGCGCAAGCTGCTGATGCAGCGCGGCCCGTTGGCCGGCCAGGCTGTCTGGCGCTGCAGCAACGGAGCTGCCTGCAGCTTTGTGCGCGGCAGTCCTTGA
- a CDS encoding META domain-containing protein — MLTISRHLKSLRLSLSSLCMLWALAGCAADTGPSAPVTEAEAMAAVTAPLLNTYWKLRQIGDGSHVSAFDNQPEAHLILQDGTGRFHGAGGCNRLHGSYSLDGRWLRLAAVASTRMACPQGRRMEQIFIDTLPKVRSYAIQGQKLLLSDADGQVLLRFEAVYLY; from the coding sequence ATGCTGACCATATCCCGACACCTGAAATCACTGCGCCTGTCGCTGAGCTCTCTGTGCATGCTCTGGGCCCTGGCGGGCTGCGCTGCAGATACGGGTCCTTCCGCCCCGGTGACGGAGGCCGAGGCCATGGCAGCGGTGACCGCTCCGCTGCTCAACACCTATTGGAAGCTGCGCCAGATCGGCGACGGTTCCCATGTCAGTGCTTTTGACAACCAGCCCGAAGCGCATCTGATCCTGCAAGATGGCACAGGCCGTTTTCACGGCGCCGGAGGCTGCAACCGCCTGCATGGCAGCTACAGCCTTGACGGGCGTTGGCTGCGGCTGGCCGCGGTGGCCAGCACGCGCATGGCCTGCCCGCAGGGACGGCGCATGGAGCAGATATTCATCGATACCTTGCCCAAGGTCCGCAGCTATGCCATACAGGGACAGAAGCTGCTGCTCAGCGATGCCGACGGCCAAGTCTTGCTGCGGTTCGAGGCCGTCTATCTGTACTGA
- a CDS encoding LPS-assembly lipoprotein LptE, whose translation MQKRTLLAAMALTPLLGACGFRLRGVPNFVFSSIYVQAGRGSPVGVLLRRNLDSTSDKLKVIKDPESPDTADVICQIVSEQAQRVIVGSNVAGQVREIELRLIVKFSLRTPGGDEVIEPTEIRQIRNVTYNETNALSKTVEEEMLNKDMRNDIVQQIIRRLAAVKSLQVS comes from the coding sequence ATGCAAAAACGTACGCTGCTGGCCGCCATGGCCTTGACGCCTCTGCTCGGGGCTTGTGGCTTTCGCCTGCGCGGCGTGCCGAATTTCGTGTTTAGCTCCATCTATGTACAAGCCGGTCGTGGCTCACCCGTGGGTGTGCTGCTGCGTCGCAATCTCGACAGCACCAGCGACAAGCTGAAAGTCATCAAGGACCCTGAGTCTCCCGATACGGCCGACGTGATCTGCCAGATCGTCAGCGAGCAGGCCCAGCGCGTCATCGTCGGCTCCAACGTCGCGGGCCAGGTACGTGAAATCGAACTGCGTCTGATCGTCAAGTTCTCGCTGCGCACTCCCGGGGGCGATGAGGTGATCGAGCCGACCGAGATTCGCCAGATCCGCAACGTGACCTATAACGAAACCAATGCCTTGTCCAAGACGGTGGAAGAAGAAATGCTGAACAAGGACATGCGCAACGACATCGTGCAGCAGATCATTCGCCGTCTGGCGGCTGTGAAGAGCCTGCAGGTTTCTTGA
- a CDS encoding DJ-1/PfpI family protein, which produces MAGKKILMICGDYCEDYETMVPFQALLAVGHTVHAVCPDKKAGDQIKTAIHDFEGAQTYSEKPGHNFTLNATFAEVKPEQYDALVIPGGRGPEYLRGYESVRAAVRHFFDTNKPVAAVCHGAQLLAGAGVLKGRTCSAYPACRAEVELAGGSYADIPVDQAHTEGNLVSAPAWPAHPAWIAQFLALLGTKISH; this is translated from the coding sequence ATGGCAGGCAAGAAGATTTTGATGATTTGCGGCGACTACTGCGAGGACTATGAAACCATGGTCCCGTTTCAGGCACTGCTGGCCGTGGGCCACACGGTGCATGCCGTCTGCCCCGATAAAAAGGCCGGCGACCAGATCAAGACCGCCATCCACGACTTCGAAGGCGCGCAGACCTATAGCGAAAAGCCCGGCCACAACTTCACGCTCAACGCCACGTTCGCCGAGGTGAAGCCCGAGCAGTACGACGCCCTGGTCATCCCTGGTGGCCGCGGGCCCGAATACCTGCGCGGCTATGAAAGCGTGCGCGCCGCCGTGCGCCACTTCTTCGACACCAACAAGCCCGTGGCCGCCGTCTGCCACGGCGCGCAGCTGCTGGCCGGTGCCGGCGTGCTCAAGGGCCGCACCTGCTCGGCCTACCCCGCCTGCCGCGCCGAGGTGGAGCTGGCCGGTGGCAGCTATGCCGACATCCCTGTCGATCAGGCCCATACCGAAGGCAATCTGGTCAGCGCCCCCGCATGGCCGGCCCACCCCGCGTGGATTGCACAATTCCTGGCCCTGCTGGGGACCAAGATTTCACACTGA
- the leuS gene encoding leucine--tRNA ligase, with the protein MQEKFNHIEVERAAQGHWQAKDAYRVTEDQSKPKYYACSMLPYPSGKLHMGHVRNYTINDMLTRQLRMKGYNVLMPMGWDAFGLPAENAALKNKVPPAKWTYENIAYMKKQMQAMGLAIDWSREVATCDPDYYKWNQWLFLKMLEKGIAYRKTQVVNWDPVDQTVLANEQVIDGRGWRTGALVEKREIPGYYLAITGYAQELLDHVQIGNEKATLSGWPDKVRLMQENWIGKSAGVRFAFTHDVKGADGQLIGDGKMYVFTTRADTIMGVTFCAVAPEHPLAQHAAASKPELAAFIEECKKGGTTEAELAVKEKEGKPTGLFVTHPVTGAQVEVWIGNYVLMSYGDGAVMGVPAHDERDFAFANKYGLPIKQVVAVEGQAAYDDKQWSDWYGDKERGVLINSGEFDGLNYKDGVQAVAKVLEAKGLGELKTTWRLRDWGISRQRYWGTPIPIIHCEDCGAQPVPEKDLPVVLPQDLVPDGSGNPLVKSEAFHAGVVCPCCGKSARRETDTMDTFVDSSWYFMRYCDAKNGEQMVADGADYWMPMDQYIGGVEHAILHLLYARFWTKVMRDLGLLKIDEPFTKLLTQGMVLNHIYSRRTAKGAKEYFWPKDVEHVFDDAGKIIGAKLKVEVDSADGMLPVGTAIDYEGVGTMSKSKNNGVDPQELIEKYGADTARLYTMFTSPPELTLEWNDAAVEGSYRFLRRVYNFGAKLSGMDMAAAVAGVAGAKSLDDVEFSKAAKALRLEIHTVLKQVDYDYSRMQYNTVVSGAMKMINALEDFKAVDEAGGQVALIEGFGILLRVLYPATPHLAHVLWSELGYANHLGDLLDAPWPPVDAKALVQDEISLVLQVNGKLRGAILVAAGADKAAIEAAALANEEYQKFAEGRTPKKIIVVPGRLVNIVV; encoded by the coding sequence ATGCAAGAAAAATTCAACCACATCGAGGTCGAGCGCGCCGCGCAAGGCCATTGGCAAGCCAAGGACGCCTACCGCGTCACCGAGGACCAGTCCAAGCCCAAGTACTACGCCTGCTCCATGCTGCCCTACCCCAGTGGCAAGCTGCACATGGGCCATGTGCGCAACTACACCATCAACGACATGCTCACGCGCCAGCTGCGCATGAAGGGCTACAACGTGTTGATGCCCATGGGCTGGGACGCCTTCGGCCTGCCGGCCGAGAACGCTGCGCTCAAGAACAAGGTGCCGCCGGCCAAGTGGACGTACGAGAACATCGCGTACATGAAAAAGCAGATGCAGGCCATGGGCCTGGCCATCGACTGGAGCCGCGAAGTCGCCACCTGCGACCCTGACTACTACAAGTGGAACCAGTGGCTGTTCCTCAAGATGCTGGAAAAAGGCATCGCCTACCGCAAGACCCAGGTCGTGAACTGGGACCCGGTGGACCAGACCGTGCTGGCCAACGAGCAGGTCATCGACGGCCGCGGCTGGCGCACCGGCGCCCTGGTGGAAAAGCGCGAGATTCCCGGCTACTACCTGGCCATCACCGGCTATGCGCAAGAGTTGCTGGACCATGTGCAGATCGGCAACGAGAAGGCAACCCTTTCCGGCTGGCCTGACAAGGTGCGCCTGATGCAGGAAAACTGGATCGGCAAGAGCGCTGGCGTGCGCTTTGCGTTCACGCACGACGTCAAGGGCGCAGACGGTCAGCTGATCGGCGATGGCAAGATGTATGTCTTCACCACGCGTGCCGACACCATCATGGGCGTGACCTTCTGCGCCGTGGCACCCGAGCATCCGCTGGCGCAGCACGCAGCGGCCTCCAAGCCCGAACTGGCTGCCTTCATCGAAGAATGCAAGAAGGGCGGCACCACCGAAGCCGAACTGGCGGTCAAGGAAAAGGAAGGCAAGCCCACGGGCCTGTTCGTCACCCACCCCGTCACCGGCGCCCAGGTCGAGGTCTGGATCGGCAACTATGTGCTGATGAGCTATGGCGACGGTGCCGTGATGGGTGTTCCCGCCCACGACGAGCGCGACTTTGCCTTTGCCAACAAGTACGGTCTGCCCATCAAGCAGGTGGTGGCCGTGGAAGGCCAGGCTGCTTATGACGACAAGCAGTGGAGCGACTGGTACGGCGACAAGGAGCGCGGCGTTCTCATCAACTCCGGCGAGTTTGACGGGCTGAACTACAAGGACGGCGTGCAGGCCGTGGCCAAGGTACTGGAAGCCAAGGGCCTGGGCGAGCTGAAAACCACCTGGCGCCTGCGTGACTGGGGCATCAGCCGCCAGCGCTACTGGGGCACGCCCATCCCCATCATCCACTGCGAAGACTGCGGTGCCCAGCCCGTGCCGGAAAAAGACCTGCCCGTGGTCCTGCCACAGGACCTGGTGCCCGATGGCTCGGGCAACCCGCTGGTCAAGAGCGAAGCCTTCCACGCCGGCGTGGTCTGCCCCTGCTGCGGCAAGAGCGCGCGCCGTGAAACCGACACCATGGATACCTTCGTGGATTCGTCCTGGTACTTCATGCGCTATTGCGACGCCAAGAACGGCGAGCAGATGGTGGCCGACGGCGCCGACTACTGGATGCCCATGGACCAGTACATCGGTGGCGTGGAACATGCGATCCTGCACCTGCTGTACGCACGTTTCTGGACCAAGGTCATGCGCGATCTGGGTCTGCTCAAGATCGACGAGCCCTTTACCAAGCTGCTGACCCAGGGCATGGTGCTCAACCATATCTACAGCCGCCGCACGGCCAAGGGCGCCAAGGAATACTTCTGGCCCAAGGATGTCGAGCATGTGTTCGATGATGCCGGCAAGATCATAGGCGCCAAGCTCAAGGTCGAAGTGGACAGCGCCGACGGCATGCTGCCCGTGGGCACGGCCATCGACTACGAGGGCGTGGGCACCATGTCCAAGTCCAAGAACAACGGTGTCGATCCGCAGGAGCTGATCGAGAAGTACGGCGCCGACACGGCCCGTCTGTACACCATGTTCACCTCGCCCCCCGAGCTGACGCTGGAGTGGAACGACGCCGCCGTGGAAGGCAGCTATCGCTTCCTGCGCCGCGTCTACAACTTCGGCGCCAAGCTGTCGGGCATGGACATGGCGGCAGCCGTGGCTGGCGTGGCCGGTGCCAAGTCGCTGGACGATGTGGAATTCAGCAAGGCCGCCAAGGCGCTGCGCCTGGAAATCCATACTGTGCTCAAGCAGGTCGACTATGACTACTCACGCATGCAGTACAACACCGTGGTGTCCGGCGCGATGAAGATGATCAATGCGCTGGAAGACTTCAAGGCCGTCGACGAAGCCGGCGGCCAGGTCGCACTGATCGAAGGCTTTGGCATTCTGCTGCGCGTGCTCTACCCCGCAACGCCTCACCTGGCCCATGTGCTGTGGAGCGAGCTCGGCTATGCCAACCACCTCGGCGATCTGCTCGATGCCCCATGGCCTCCCGTGGATGCCAAGGCGCTGGTGCAGGACGAGATCTCGCTGGTGCTGCAGGTCAACGGCAAGCTGCGCGGCGCCATCCTGGTGGCCGCAGGCGCCGACAAGGCGGCCATCGAAGCTGCTGCCCTGGCCAACGAGGAGTATCAGAAATTTGCCGAAGGCCGGACACCCAAGAAGATCATCGTGGTGCCGGGTCGTCTGGTAAACATTGTTGTTTGA
- the trxA gene encoding thioredoxin, whose protein sequence is MIDVTIENFEAEVVAASMAVPVLVDFWAPWCGPCKTLGPILEKLEVAYEGRFKLVKIDSDQEQQLASMFGIRSIPTCVLMMGGKPVDGFMGAQPEGKLREFLDKHLPSEGELAAEADADEAQALLESGDTQAALQKLADALAADPANDDARFDYVRLLIATGSFEEARALLAEPVKRIPQPLRFEALNQWLGALEFAMTDDNADVSKYDLLIAANKRDFDARFGRACALLAHSQWTMAMDELLEIVMRDKAWNEQAARKLFVAVLELLTPPRPKKQDAVPGKTAGGIELLGKSSAEQDEATAMVNSYRRRLSMALN, encoded by the coding sequence ATGATTGACGTCACCATCGAGAATTTTGAAGCCGAAGTCGTCGCCGCCTCCATGGCTGTGCCCGTGCTGGTGGACTTCTGGGCGCCTTGGTGCGGTCCTTGCAAGACGCTGGGCCCGATTCTGGAAAAGCTGGAAGTTGCCTACGAAGGCCGCTTCAAACTGGTCAAGATCGACTCCGATCAGGAGCAGCAACTGGCCAGCATGTTCGGCATCCGCTCCATCCCCACCTGCGTGCTGATGATGGGCGGCAAGCCCGTGGATGGCTTCATGGGCGCCCAGCCCGAGGGCAAGCTGCGCGAATTTCTCGACAAGCATCTGCCCTCGGAGGGTGAGCTGGCGGCCGAAGCCGATGCCGACGAAGCCCAGGCTTTGCTGGAGTCCGGCGACACCCAGGCCGCGCTGCAAAAGCTGGCCGATGCGCTGGCGGCCGACCCTGCCAATGACGACGCACGCTTTGACTATGTGCGCCTCTTGATTGCCACCGGCAGCTTTGAAGAAGCCCGTGCGCTGCTGGCGGAACCCGTCAAGCGCATTCCCCAGCCCCTGCGCTTCGAGGCGCTGAACCAGTGGCTGGGTGCGCTGGAGTTCGCCATGACCGATGACAACGCCGATGTGAGCAAGTACGACCTGCTGATTGCTGCCAACAAGCGCGACTTCGATGCCCGCTTTGGCCGCGCTTGCGCATTGCTGGCCCATAGCCAGTGGACCATGGCCATGGACGAGCTGCTGGAGATCGTCATGCGCGACAAGGCCTGGAACGAGCAGGCCGCGCGCAAGCTTTTCGTTGCCGTGCTGGAGCTGCTGACTCCGCCCAGGCCCAAGAAGCAGGATGCCGTGCCCGGCAAGACCGCAGGCGGCATCGAGCTGTTGGGCAAGAGCAGTGCCGAGCAGGATGAGGCCACAGCCATGGTCAATAGCTACCGTCGTCGCCTCAGCATGGCGTTGAACTAG